One Prevotella melaninogenica DNA window includes the following coding sequences:
- a CDS encoding DUF4141 domain-containing protein — MKKYIFMALLGLSLSVPKAHAQWVVTDPGNFAGNIVNSVKEIATASKTVKNTLDGFKEVEKLYNDTKKYYDALKKVSNLIGDAYKVKECILMVGDISEIYVTSYKKMLSDKNFRPSELAAMASGYAKLLEQSGESLKELKSIVKSNVFSMNDHERMQAIDRIYTTLRENRSLVSYYTRKNISVSYVRAREKNNLASVKALYGNTASRYW, encoded by the coding sequence ATGAAAAAGTACATTTTCATGGCTCTCTTAGGATTGAGCCTTTCTGTTCCCAAAGCCCACGCACAGTGGGTAGTAACCGACCCTGGCAATTTTGCCGGCAACATCGTCAATTCGGTCAAGGAGATAGCCACCGCCTCGAAGACGGTGAAGAATACCCTTGACGGCTTTAAGGAGGTGGAGAAGCTTTACAACGACACCAAGAAGTATTACGATGCCCTGAAGAAGGTAAGCAATCTTATCGGCGATGCCTACAAGGTCAAGGAGTGCATTCTGATGGTGGGCGATATTTCGGAGATTTATGTTACCTCGTATAAGAAAATGCTCTCGGACAAGAACTTCCGCCCTTCAGAGCTTGCTGCAATGGCTTCGGGCTATGCCAAACTCTTGGAGCAGAGCGGTGAGAGTCTCAAGGAACTAAAGTCTATTGTCAAGAGTAATGTCTTCTCGATGAACGACCACGAACGAATGCAGGCAATCGACCGTATCTATACTACGCTTCGGGAAAATCGCTCGCTCGTATCCTACTATACAAGGAAAAACATCTCTGTGAGCTATGTGCGTGCAAGGGAGAAGAACAACCTTGCCTCTGTTAAGGCACTCTATGGTAATACGGCAAGCAGGTATTGGTAA
- the traM gene encoding conjugative transposon protein TraM, whose protein sequence is MDNKQKEQMKKGLVFGGLGLLFALSMWFIFAPSGKDKTAAEQGLNDSIPQATTEKLTENKLKAYELGDKAHEEEQTREEMGRLSDYFAQNTAPSEEQRAETAASTAKIENSMHRYEENNRLLNSFYAPDPHEQEREALRSEIDNLKKELSAKDSREDNEEKRQLALMEKSYQMAAKYLPKASTPPTFNNSLTAEKEKTEGAAGGFEAAKGKTMQNEKPAMEVLPERRQIVSSLDQPMSDVYFMEEYGKKARNMGFHSLASTAVPTMHNTLKVVVDRTTVLKEGDNVVLRLLETAKVQGLHIPRQSRLIAVAKIEGNRMHLLVKSIEVDGHIIAVKLSAYDTDGQEGVYIPGSEDINALKEVGANIGGSMGTSFTFASSAKDQIISEAARGVMQGASQLLQKKLRTVKITLKGGYRLFLVQSK, encoded by the coding sequence ATGGATAATAAACAGAAAGAACAAATGAAAAAAGGCTTGGTCTTCGGAGGACTGGGACTGCTGTTTGCCCTCTCAATGTGGTTTATCTTTGCACCTTCGGGCAAGGATAAGACTGCTGCGGAGCAGGGACTCAATGACAGCATTCCGCAGGCAACGACAGAAAAACTGACGGAGAACAAGCTCAAAGCCTATGAATTAGGCGACAAGGCACACGAGGAGGAACAGACCCGCGAGGAGATGGGCAGGCTATCGGACTATTTCGCACAGAACACTGCTCCATCAGAGGAGCAGCGTGCAGAGACAGCTGCTTCTACGGCAAAGATAGAAAACTCCATGCATCGCTATGAGGAGAATAATCGCCTCTTGAACTCCTTTTACGCTCCCGACCCACACGAGCAGGAGCGGGAAGCCCTGCGCTCGGAGATAGATAACCTTAAAAAGGAACTCTCTGCCAAAGACAGCAGGGAGGATAATGAAGAGAAACGGCAGCTTGCCTTGATGGAAAAGAGCTATCAGATGGCAGCGAAGTATCTCCCTAAAGCATCAACTCCACCTACCTTCAATAATAGTCTGACTGCTGAAAAAGAGAAGACGGAAGGGGCAGCAGGCGGCTTTGAAGCCGCTAAGGGCAAGACCATGCAGAATGAGAAGCCTGCAATGGAAGTGCTGCCGGAGCGTAGGCAGATAGTATCCTCACTAGATCAGCCTATGAGTGATGTGTACTTTATGGAGGAATACGGCAAGAAGGCTCGCAATATGGGTTTTCATTCGCTTGCAAGCACGGCTGTACCTACAATGCACAATACGCTGAAAGTCGTCGTGGATAGGACTACTGTTCTTAAGGAGGGTGACAATGTGGTACTCCGTCTGCTGGAAACTGCTAAGGTACAGGGACTGCACATTCCACGACAGAGCCGACTCATAGCAGTTGCCAAGATAGAAGGTAACCGTATGCATCTGCTTGTCAAAAGCATAGAAGTGGACGGGCATATCATAGCCGTCAAGCTCTCGGCATATGACACAGACGGACAGGAGGGAGTGTATATACCAGGCTCGGAGGACATCAATGCGCTTAAGGAAGTTGGGGCGAACATCGGTGGTTCAATGGGCACATCCTTTACCTTCGCTTCCTCTGCCAAAGACCAAATTATCTCAGAGGCTGCCCGTGGGGTGATGCAGGGCGCAAGTCAGCTGCTTCAGAAGAAACTGCGAACCGTCAAGATTACGCTCAAGGGTGGCTACCGCCTTTTCTTGGTTCAGTCCAAATAA
- the traN gene encoding conjugative transposon protein TraN, with translation MKKIILSMAMLAMVGVTATAQENNDGLTPSRPLTSGELFQGMSGAIPTGRVVLPYGLDVTFDKTVHLIFPSAIRYVDLGSQNIIAGKAEDAENVLRVKAAVKDFETETNMSVICENGSFYAFNVKYADEPEKLSIEMKDFLSTTEGRLPSNRSDIYFKELGNESPVLVKLMMQTIYQNDRRCIKHIGAQQFGMKFLLRGLYAHNGLLYFHTRMENGTNMPYSVDFITFKVVDKKMAKRTAIQEQVLQPLRAYHQVMQVRGMGSEHTVFALEQFSLAEDKQLEVTLYERNGGRTLTFYVTSEDLQLAKKIDNLKLKW, from the coding sequence ATGAAGAAAATTATTTTATCAATGGCTATGCTTGCCATGGTGGGAGTAACAGCCACTGCACAGGAAAACAATGATGGTCTGACACCAAGCCGTCCGCTTACTTCGGGAGAGCTTTTTCAAGGTATGAGCGGTGCCATACCAACGGGGCGTGTCGTACTGCCGTATGGTCTTGACGTTACTTTTGATAAGACCGTGCATCTTATCTTTCCTTCTGCTATTCGCTATGTAGACTTAGGTTCACAGAACATCATCGCAGGGAAAGCGGAGGATGCGGAGAACGTACTGCGTGTAAAGGCTGCCGTGAAAGACTTTGAGACGGAAACCAATATGAGTGTCATCTGTGAGAACGGCTCGTTTTATGCTTTCAACGTAAAATATGCCGATGAGCCAGAGAAGTTAAGTATCGAGATGAAAGACTTTCTTTCCACGACGGAAGGTAGGCTGCCAAGCAATCGCTCTGACATTTACTTTAAGGAACTCGGTAATGAGTCGCCCGTATTAGTAAAGCTGATGATGCAGACTATCTATCAGAATGACAGACGCTGCATCAAGCACATCGGTGCACAGCAGTTTGGCATGAAGTTTCTGCTTCGTGGCTTGTATGCCCATAACGGCTTGCTGTATTTCCACACCCGTATGGAAAACGGCACAAATATGCCGTACTCAGTGGATTTTATTACATTTAAGGTGGTTGATAAGAAGATGGCAAAGCGCACCGCTATACAGGAACAGGTGTTGCAGCCGCTTCGTGCCTATCATCAGGTGATGCAGGTGCGTGGCATGGGCAGTGAACACACAGTGTTTGCGCTCGAGCAGTTTTCTCTGGCGGAAGACAAGCAGCTTGAAGTGACGCTCTATGAAAGAAATGGCGGTCGTACGCTGACCTTTTATGTGACTTCAGAAGACCTGCAGCTGGCAAAGAAGATTGATAACCTCAAACTGAAATGGTAG
- the traK gene encoding conjugative transposon protein TraK: MEFKSLTNIETSFRQIRLYAFVFAIVCVAVSGYAVYASYSFAKEQREKIYVLDQGKSLMLALSQDASRNRPVEAREHVRRFHELFFTIAPDKDAIEKNMERAFVLCDKSAFNYYKDLAEKGYYNRAISGNVNQRIEVDSIHCNFNTYPYAVTTYAREFIVRQSNVTERSLVTTCTLQNSVRSDNNPQGFLMENFLVKENRDIQTYKR, translated from the coding sequence ATGGAATTTAAATCACTCACAAATATCGAGACCTCATTCAGGCAGATACGGCTCTATGCCTTTGTCTTTGCCATCGTCTGCGTGGCAGTAAGCGGTTATGCTGTCTATGCCTCATACAGCTTCGCAAAGGAGCAGAGGGAGAAAATCTATGTGCTTGATCAGGGTAAGTCACTCATGCTTGCCCTCAGTCAGGATGCAAGTCGTAACCGCCCTGTAGAGGCAAGGGAGCATGTACGTCGTTTCCATGAGCTGTTCTTCACCATTGCACCCGACAAGGATGCCATCGAGAAGAATATGGAACGTGCCTTTGTGCTGTGTGACAAGTCGGCTTTCAACTATTACAAAGACTTGGCAGAGAAGGGCTATTATAACCGTGCCATATCGGGTAATGTCAATCAGCGCATAGAGGTGGACTCTATCCACTGCAACTTTAATACTTACCCTTATGCGGTAACGACCTATGCAAGGGAGTTTATCGTCCGTCAGAGTAATGTTACAGAGCGCAGTCTTGTTACGACCTGCACGTTGCAGAACTCAGTCCGTTCAGACAACAATCCGCAGGGCTTCCTAATGGAGAACTTCCTCGTCAAGGAGAACAGGGACATACAGACCTATAAACGATAA
- a CDS encoding conjugal transfer protein TraO gives MVDIMKKKIILSVCAAVAMAFSLPTQAQRLIPKQRGIEVVGSVPLIKGEKFLAADNFGMGASLTRYLGRENYTFVMAEYEQQNMPYRDYNVKLKDALLQVGYMHPVLSDRGKNVLLYGGISALGGYEQLNEDKKLLPDGATLLDRSRFVYGGAVHGSVEVFLTDKVLFLIKAQGRFLFGTDVHRFRPAVSAGLRFNF, from the coding sequence ATGGTAGACATTATGAAGAAGAAAATCATTTTATCGGTTTGTGCAGCGGTGGCAATGGCTTTTAGCTTGCCAACGCAAGCACAGCGACTGATACCCAAGCAAAGGGGAATAGAGGTCGTAGGGAGTGTTCCGCTTATCAAGGGTGAAAAGTTCCTTGCTGCTGACAATTTTGGCATGGGAGCATCACTCACCCGATATTTGGGGCGTGAGAACTATACCTTTGTTATGGCAGAGTATGAACAGCAGAATATGCCGTACCGAGATTATAACGTAAAACTCAAGGATGCACTCTTACAGGTGGGCTATATGCACCCTGTTCTCTCCGACAGGGGTAAGAACGTGCTTCTTTATGGTGGCATATCCGCCTTGGGTGGCTATGAGCAGCTGAACGAGGACAAGAAGCTGCTGCCCGATGGGGCGACACTGCTCGACCGCTCCCGCTTTGTCTATGGCGGTGCCGTGCATGGCTCGGTGGAAGTGTTCCTGACGGACAAGGTTCTCTTTCTTATAAAGGCGCAGGGACGGTTCCTCTTTGGAACGGACGTGCATCGTTTTCGTCCGGCTGTTTCTGCTGGACTAAGGTTTAACTTTTAA
- the traJ gene encoding conjugative transposon protein TraJ → MDFASLHELLRSTYDEMMPLCAQMTGIAKGIAGLGALFYIALRVWASIARAEAIDVFPLLRPFVLGFCIMFFPTVVLGTMNAVLSPVVQGTEMMVHQQEGNLAELTAKRDKLQEEAYLRNPETAYLVSNEKFDEKIEEMGIIGPEDAVTIAGMYAERAAYQTKQWIMKMVHDLLELLFHAAGLIIDTLRTFILIVLAILGPIVFGIAVWDGLSGSLTAWFSRYISVYLWLPVSSILTALLTKIQVLMIEKDIEALSDPNYLPDSGTWYYIVFFLIGIVGYFCVPTVAGWIIEAGGGIGSYGRNVNQTAQHGAQGAYTGGKAAMAGAGAAVGNVGGRIKGALLKGK, encoded by the coding sequence ATGGATTTTGCCAGTTTACATGAGCTGCTACGCTCAACCTATGATGAGATGATGCCGCTCTGTGCCCAGATGACGGGCATTGCCAAAGGCATTGCGGGCTTGGGAGCACTCTTTTATATAGCCCTTCGGGTATGGGCTTCCATTGCCCGTGCCGAGGCGATAGATGTTTTTCCGCTTCTCCGACCTTTTGTCTTAGGCTTTTGCATTATGTTCTTCCCGACAGTCGTACTGGGTACGATGAATGCCGTTCTCTCGCCCGTAGTGCAGGGAACGGAGATGATGGTACACCAGCAGGAGGGGAACCTTGCAGAGCTTACTGCCAAGCGAGACAAGTTGCAAGAGGAAGCCTACCTTAGAAATCCTGAAACAGCCTACCTTGTCTCCAACGAGAAGTTCGATGAGAAGATAGAGGAAATGGGCATCATCGGACCTGAAGATGCTGTGACGATAGCGGGTATGTATGCCGAGCGTGCTGCCTATCAGACCAAGCAATGGATTATGAAGATGGTACACGACCTTTTAGAACTCCTGTTCCATGCTGCAGGGCTTATCATCGACACACTGCGCACCTTCATACTCATCGTCCTTGCCATTCTCGGTCCGATAGTCTTCGGCATTGCCGTATGGGATGGTCTTTCAGGCTCACTTACGGCATGGTTCTCACGCTATATATCGGTCTACCTGTGGCTGCCTGTTAGCTCTATTCTTACGGCACTGCTTACGAAAATACAGGTGCTGATGATAGAGAAGGATATCGAAGCGCTCAGTGACCCTAACTACCTGCCTGATTCGGGGACGTGGTACTACATCGTCTTCTTCCTTATCGGTATTGTAGGCTACTTCTGTGTACCTACCGTGGCAGGCTGGATTATCGAAGCGGGAGGTGGTATCGGCTCATACGGTCGCAACGTCAATCAGACAGCGCAGCATGGTGCGCAAGGCGCATATACCGGTGGCAAGGCTGCTATGGCTGGCGCGGGTGCTGCTGTGGGAAATGTCGGTGGACGTATCAAGGGTGCACTGCTCAAAGGGAAATGA
- a CDS encoding TraG family conjugative transposon ATPase: MRNKSKITTLESKFPLLSIEQGCMVSKDADITVAFRVELPELFTVTSTEYEAMHSAWHKAIKVLPNYSIVHKQDWFIKEDYQGKLADGGLSFLARASERHFNERPYLHHSVYLFLTKTNKQRMAQQSNFSSLCRGHLLPKEITNKDEVMKFMEAVDQFERIINDTEQIRIIRMTEDELVGTNEKGGLLDRYFSLSEEGHASLEDIRLSADLVRVGDNQLCLHTLSDTDDLPTTVSTDSRYERLSTDRSDCRLSFASPVGLMLPCNHIYNQYLFIEDSDANLERFEKQARNMHSLARYSRSNQINEEWIQEYLNIAHSQGLTSIRAHFNVLAWSSDKEELRQIKNDVGSALALMECHPRHNTIDAATLYWAGIPGNAADFPAEESFYTFIEPALCFFTAETNYKDSLSPFGIKMADRLSGKPVHLDISDLPMKKGVITNRNKFILGPSGSGKSFFTNHMVRQYYEQGAHVLLVDTGNSYQGLCELIHRKTKGKDGVYFTYTNESPISFNPFYTDDYFFDVEKRESICTLLLTLWKSADEHITKTEAGELGSAVNSYIELICADHSVTPCFNTFYEYLRDVYRKDMEKRDIKVTLSDFNINNLLTTLKQYYRGGRYDFLLNSGKNIDLLSKRFIVFEIDQVKDNKDLFPVVTIIIMEAFINKMRRLKGIRKMILIEEAWKAIASANMADYIKYLYKTVRKYFGEAIVVTQEVDDIIQSPIVKESIINNSDCKILLDQRKYMTKFDGIQAMLGLSEKEKSQILSINQNNDPNRLYKEVWIGLGGMQSAVYATEVSMEEYLTYTTEETEKVEVMNRAAQLGGDIETAIRQLAIEKRNNKKK; encoded by the coding sequence ATGAGAAACAAAAGCAAGATAACAACTTTGGAGTCAAAGTTCCCGCTGCTCTCCATCGAGCAGGGGTGTATGGTGAGCAAGGATGCAGATATCACGGTAGCTTTCCGTGTGGAACTGCCCGAACTCTTCACCGTTACCTCTACAGAATATGAGGCAATGCACTCTGCCTGGCATAAGGCAATCAAGGTGTTACCCAATTACAGCATCGTACACAAGCAGGACTGGTTCATTAAGGAAGACTATCAAGGAAAGCTCGCTGATGGCGGACTGAGTTTCCTTGCCCGTGCATCTGAACGGCACTTCAACGAACGTCCGTATCTCCACCACTCAGTCTATCTCTTCCTGACCAAGACGAATAAGCAGCGTATGGCACAACAGAGCAATTTTTCTTCGCTCTGCCGTGGACACCTGTTGCCCAAGGAAATCACCAACAAGGATGAGGTGATGAAGTTCATGGAAGCAGTAGACCAGTTTGAGCGTATCATCAACGATACCGAACAGATAAGGATTATCCGCATGACTGAAGACGAGTTAGTTGGCACAAATGAAAAGGGCGGTCTGCTTGACCGTTACTTCTCCCTTTCTGAAGAAGGACATGCTTCATTGGAGGACATCCGTCTGAGCGCAGACCTTGTACGTGTAGGCGACAATCAGCTGTGCCTGCATACGCTTTCCGATACGGATGACCTGCCGACAACGGTCAGCACAGACAGCCGATATGAGCGATTATCGACCGACCGAAGCGACTGCCGCCTTTCCTTTGCCTCACCTGTAGGACTAATGCTACCCTGTAACCATATCTATAACCAGTACCTCTTCATAGAGGATAGCGACGCCAATCTTGAACGCTTCGAGAAGCAGGCAAGGAATATGCACTCGCTGGCACGCTACAGCCGTAGCAACCAAATCAACGAGGAATGGATACAGGAGTATCTCAACATCGCCCACTCACAGGGGCTGACCTCTATCCGTGCCCACTTCAACGTACTGGCATGGAGCAGCGATAAGGAAGAACTTCGCCAGATCAAGAATGACGTGGGCTCTGCACTTGCTCTTATGGAATGCCACCCACGCCACAATACCATTGATGCGGCAACGCTCTACTGGGCAGGTATTCCCGGCAATGCCGCAGACTTCCCAGCAGAAGAGTCGTTCTATACTTTCATCGAGCCTGCCCTCTGCTTCTTTACAGCAGAGACGAACTATAAGGATTCGCTCTCTCCCTTTGGTATCAAGATGGCAGACCGCCTTTCGGGAAAACCTGTTCATCTGGACATCTCGGACTTACCAATGAAAAAGGGAGTCATCACCAACCGTAACAAGTTCATCTTGGGTCCTTCGGGTAGTGGTAAGTCTTTTTTCACCAACCACATGGTTCGTCAGTATTACGAGCAGGGGGCGCACGTCCTCTTGGTCGATACGGGTAACTCATATCAAGGCTTGTGTGAACTTATCCACCGCAAGACTAAGGGCAAGGATGGTGTGTATTTCACCTATACCAATGAAAGTCCGATATCTTTCAACCCCTTTTATACGGATGATTACTTCTTCGATGTAGAGAAAAGGGAGAGTATCTGCACGTTATTACTTACACTTTGGAAGAGTGCTGATGAGCATATTACTAAGACCGAGGCAGGCGAACTTGGTTCTGCTGTAAACTCCTATATCGAGCTTATATGTGCTGACCATAGCGTTACACCCTGTTTCAATACCTTCTATGAGTATCTGCGGGACGTGTACCGCAAGGATATGGAAAAGCGTGACATCAAGGTAACACTCTCGGACTTCAATATTAACAACCTCTTAACAACATTAAAGCAATACTATCGTGGCGGTCGTTATGATTTCCTGCTGAACTCGGGCAAGAACATCGACCTGCTCTCTAAACGCTTCATCGTCTTTGAAATCGACCAAGTAAAGGATAACAAGGACCTCTTTCCTGTGGTAACGATTATCATCATGGAGGCTTTTATCAACAAAATGCGCCGATTAAAAGGTATCCGCAAGATGATACTCATTGAGGAAGCATGGAAAGCCATCGCTTCGGCAAACATGGCAGACTACATCAAGTATTTATATAAGACGGTGAGAAAGTATTTCGGGGAAGCCATTGTTGTAACGCAGGAGGTGGACGATATCATCCAGTCTCCGATTGTCAAGGAGAGCATCATCAACAACTCCGACTGCAAGATACTGCTCGACCAGCGCAAATATATGACCAAGTTCGATGGCATACAGGCGATGCTCGGTCTTTCGGAAAAGGAAAAGAGCCAGATCCTCTCTATCAATCAGAACAACGACCCGAACCGACTCTACAAGGAAGTGTGGATAGGCTTGGGCGGTATGCAGAGTGCTGTCTATGCTACGGAGGTAAGTATGGAGGAATACCTTACCTACACCACGGAGGAAACCGAGAAGGTGGAGGTGATGAACAGGGCAGCACAGCTCGGTGGAGATATCGAAACGGCTATCCGTCAGCTTGCCATAGAGAAAAGAAACAATAAAAAGAAATAA
- a CDS encoding DUF3872 domain-containing protein has translation MKKILNTIWVMGVLTLAVFCLSACDRELDVQQSYPFTVETMPVQKDIIRGQTAEIRCMLKRGGEFADTRYTIRYFQSDGKGLLRNDNGTVFKPNDRYPLTKDVFRLYYTSLSSDRQTIDVYVEDSFGKVQQLTFSFNNEREEGKDKPASSRH, from the coding sequence ATGAAGAAGATATTGAATACGATATGGGTAATGGGTGTGCTGACCCTTGCCGTGTTTTGCCTATCTGCTTGTGATAGGGAGTTGGATGTTCAGCAGTCTTATCCGTTTACGGTGGAGACAATGCCGGTTCAAAAGGACATCATAAGGGGGCAGACAGCTGAGATACGCTGCATGCTGAAGCGAGGCGGTGAGTTTGCCGACACTCGCTATACAATACGTTACTTCCAGTCTGATGGCAAGGGCTTGCTAAGAAATGACAATGGTACTGTCTTCAAGCCAAACGATCGCTATCCGCTGACGAAGGATGTGTTTCGCTTGTACTATACCTCGCTCTCATCTGATCGCCAGACGATTGATGTATACGTGGAGGATAGTTTCGGTAAGGTTCAGCAGCTGACCTTTAGTTTTAACAACGAACGAGAAGAAGGCAAGGACAAGCCTGCATCTTCACGCCACTAA